The following proteins are co-located in the Vidua macroura isolate BioBank_ID:100142 chromosome 1, ASM2450914v1, whole genome shotgun sequence genome:
- the VWDE gene encoding von Willebrand factor D and EGF domain-containing protein: protein MPGAAPAAPRLWLGAAVLGWLAAAGARRRVLECSPGGHQILQNPYRSVDFDSSHLQQSAIQDLICDHSLIPGWYRFMIFDKPAEMPTTCVEMNHCGTQAPVWLSLRESDSMPRPGEIKQLTACATWQFFFSTSKDCCLFRIPVRVRNCGDFFVYFLQPTQGCMGYCAEVISDARPQTCDPEGMEIEGICSSNLAPTSSPSLSPPLPSVPEVVAEMIKGSIYLRCTFGIPFANSSVGFIVTWSRLSPEGVKEELTHETAVHTFSLLELDGINIRLGDRVYCSSSSFFMEKPDVQSSSVESKEFFAGIKIHPETYDVSEDGKEYRLTIESSIPIPCPEFSQLKSDCKISLTLNSVDEGKEQLGLNLALSSCHVDLLQKSCNDGICSQAVIYFSAVTDFMQDGDRITRIAVEPISSENFLWNGYVPESIQITVKDLPTAYCYSFTDPHIITFDGRVYDNFKTGTFVLYKSTSRDFEVHVRQWDCGSLHYPASCNCGFVAKEGSDVIAFDMCSGQLHESQPHLSVINRDTTGSNVRITESYLGRKVTVLFSSGAFVRADVSEWGMSLTLRAPSSDYRHTVGLCGTFDGNAENDYHTASGMEIPNHANGSFSFIKEWRILPGESLFDKTPASLTSSRKMLFCDCALEDARFYQPANNLETVIQSEPPLSCKESENGRFLSLIPGLDVTAEYLGPADLVRGLKKRSSTHEMDSSTLLQRQSNQTKLHKTSLLNSHLSATSEGNTDTEREGSSNLDIRRNSHHYSSHFHKSQSATSRGKRQNYFEYHPVFIFQSLSQTDLEGYSYFFPEDHATDTDEKLLPSWPTPSGLTESSALFLCQQAIANSSIGRSCGALLGRRTGDAIGMCVKDLLLKDDLGWAEASLALLENECEKRILEEINYSPQELEESVESLLTALKCPSLCSGNGECTEWGCACFQGYSSYDCSILSDQAPEITELENGGLCDIRQYDCTSVRVFGHGFRDSLNLKCEIIKLQYSDRQWIPGEPLTMPAAFQNARTVDCQLPSDGQQSDVMDMVDDKPIARWQIKISNDGFVYSNSKTMILYDGACQMCEPQESGLCTLKEKTCNIDGLCYGEGDTNPTSPCLLCRPDLSKLTWSVVESNQPPVLETFQGMLQTFYGEDFLYQFLASDPEGSAIHFTLDSGPEGASLSPSGLLLWKAASMNVHKLTFSLTDDCNATTKVEIEVSVKSCDCLNNGSCVTNINFPPGSGRYLCVCVAGFEGDLCQVNTDDCKLNQCGIGRCVDGINSYYCECPHELQGKNCQEDVDECASSPCFPGVFCFNTFGSYYCGPCPNNLQGDGKSCHESFDDTDVERKDSTGEVGGNKGFQPSSFEKVLSMSGYIPSSTHVPERFISTEMVGSSTPPASTVKTITASKTPDSQRSVSVQPVVTGSIAHALGTISGHLADVENSSLVHVVKAASSRSHAVSPEKKTRAQVDAFSYLESSRKTSSSSRASINKGHSLPNKTFKGGNAQRVLHLLAKHQGSHLPFTLVEVTVPPKMLPEELSETVIPKAVTCSDLPCFPGVPCEPRQDGSVKCGRCPYGYYGDGFACRARCRQPCGKNMECVAPNICKCKPGYAGHNCQAALCRPECKNHGKCIKPNICECLPGYSGSTCEEAHCKPPCQNGGTCLARNLCTCPYGFVGPRCDTMVCNRHCENGGECLTPDTCQCKPGWYGPTCSTAMCNPVCLNGGSCTKPDVCLCPHGFFGAHCQNAVCSPPCKNGGHCMRNNVCTCPDGYTGRRCEKSVCEPRCINGGRCVGPNICSCPSGWRGKRCNSPICLQECKNGGECIGPSTCHCPPQWEGFQCQTAVCNQKCLFGGKCVLPNVCSCRPGYTGVLCGKKIQVQRHHG from the exons TTCTAGAATGCTCTCCTGGTGGACATCAGATCCTGCAGAACCCTTACCGAAGCGTGGATTTTGATTCATCCCACCTCCAGCAATCAGCTATTCAGGATTTAATCTGTGACCATTCCCTAATACCAGGATGGTATCGCTTCATGATTTTTGATAAGCCTGCTGAGATGCCAACCACGTGCGTGGAG ATGAATCACTGTGGGACTCAAGCCCCTGTCTGGTTGTCTCTGAGGGAGTCAGATTCCATGCCTCGACCTGGTGAGATCAAGCAGTTAACAGCTTGTGCTACATGGCAGTTTTTCTTCAGCACTTCAAAAGATTGTTGTCTTTTCCGAATCCCCGTCAGGGTGAGGAACTGTGGAGATTTCTTTGTTTACTTTCTGCAGCCCACCCAAGGATGCATGGGGTATTGTGCAGAAG TTATTTCAGATGCAAGGCCACAGACCTGTGATCCTGAGGGAATGGAAATTGAAGGCATCTGTAGCA GTAACCTGGCTCCTACATCATCTCCATCTTTGTCACCACCACTTCCATCTGTTCCTGAAGTTGTAGCAGAGATGATCAAAGGCAGCATCTACCTAAGGTGTACCTTTGGCATTCCTTTTGCCAACAGCTCTGTTGGATTCATTGTAACTTGGTCAAGACTTTCTCCTGAAGGTGTCAAAGAAGAACTTACACATGAAACAGCAGTTCATACCTTCTCACTTCTAGAGCTAGATGGGATAAACATCaggcttggagacaga GTCTACTGTAGcagttcttctttttttatggaGAAGCCAGATGTACAAAGCTCTTCAGTTGAGAGCAAGGAATTTTTTGCTGGAATTAAG ATACATCCAGAAACATATGATGTATCAGAAGATGGGAAGGAATACAGACTGACAATAGAAAGTAGCATTCCTATTCCTTGTCCTGAATTTAGCCAGCTAAAAAGTGACTGCAAAATCTCACTAACATTAAACAGTGTTGATGAAG gtAAAGAGCAGTTAGGTCTAAACTTGGCTCTATCTTCTTGTCATGTGGATCTTCTCCAGAAATCCTGCAATGATGGAATCTGTAGTCAAGctgtaatttatttcagtgctgtgaCAGACTTCATGCAGGATGGAGACAGGATCACCAGAATTGCAGTTGAACCTATATCCAGTGAGAATTTCCTGTGGAATGGCTATGTCCCAGAAAGCATACAG aTTACAGTTAAGGATCTACCTACTGCCTACTGTTACTCATTTACTGACCCTCATATAATTACTTTTGATGGAAG AGTCTATGACAATTTTAAAACAGGAACATTTGTTCTCTATAAGAGTACATCTCGAGATTTTGAAGTTCATGTTCGCCAGTGGGACTGTGGAAGTCTTCACTACCCAGCATCCTGCAACTGTGGCTTTGTTGCTAAGGAAGGAAGTGATGTAATTGCATTTGACATGTGCAGTGGTCAGCTCCATGAATCACAACCACACTTATCTGTAATAAACAGAGACACAACAGGAAGCAATGTCAGAATCACTGAATCCTACCTAGGAAGAAAAGTAACA gttttgttttcttctggagCTTTCGTTCGTGCTGATGTGAGTGAATGGGGTATGAGCCTAACACTTAGGGCACCCAGTTCAGATTACAGACATACAGTGGGACTCTGTGGCACCTTTGATGGAAATGCAGAGAATGACTATCACACTGCGAGTGGCATGGAAATCCCAAACCATGCTaatggttctttttcttttattaaggAATGGAG AATTTTACCAGGAGAGAGCTTGTTTGACAAGACACCTGCTTCATTAACATCTTCTAGAAAAATGTTATTCTGTGACTGTGCACTTGAAGATGCCAGATTTTATCAGCCAGCAAACAATCTGGAGACAGTTATTCAGTCAGAACCTCCTCTGTCTTGtaaagaaagtgaaaatggtagatttctttctttgataCCAGGACTGGACGTCACTGCTGAGTATCTTGGTCCTGCTGATCTTGTCAGGGGCTTAAAGAAACGTTCATCTACACATGAAATGGATTCATCTACACTTCTGCAGAGGCAGAGTAATCAAACCAAACTTCACAAAACATCACTATTAAACTCACATCTCTCTGCCACCTCAGAGGGAAATACTGatacagaaagagaaggaagttCAAACCTAGACATTAGGAGAAATTCTCACCATTACAGCAGTCATTTTCACAAAAGTCAATCTGCTACAAGTAGAGGGAAGcgccaaaattattttgaatacCATCCGGTATTCATCTTCCAAAGTCTTAGCCAAACAGATTTAGAGGGATATAGTTACTTTTTCCCAGAGGACCATGCCACTGACACAGATGAGAAGCTCCTTCCTTCTTGGCCCACACCTTCAGGCCTTACTGAATCGAGTGCTTTGTTCCTGTGCCAGCAGGCAATAGCTAATTCCAGCATAGGAAGGTCCTGTGGTGCCCTCCTTGGCCGGCGAACAGGGGATGCCATCGGTATGTGTGTTAAAGATCTGCTGCTGAAAGATGACCTCGGTTGGGCAGAAGCTTCCTTAGCTCTGCTGGAGAATGAATGTGAGAAAAgaattttagaagaaataaattacagcCCACAGGAACTTGAAGAGTCAGTTGAGAGCCTACTTACTGCTTTGAAGTGTCCCAGTCTCTGCAGTGGTAATGGAGAATGTACAGAATGGGGCTGTGCATGTTTTCAAGGCTACAGCTCGTATGACTGCAGCATACTGTCTG ACCAGGCTCCAGAAATTACAGAGCTGGAGAATGGTGGGCTGTGCGACATTCGACAGTATGACTGCACATCTGTGAGAGTGTTTGGACATGGCTTCAGGGACTCATTGAACCTGAAATGTGAAATCATCAAATTGCAA TATAGTGATAGACAATGGATTCCTGGAGAACCTCTAACTATGCCAGCTGCCTTCCAAAATGCCAGGACTGTTGACTGCCAGTTACCAAGTGATGGCCAGCAGTCTGATGTCATGGATATGGTTGATGACAAACCCATTGCCAGATGGCAAATAAAG ATTTCTAATGATGGATTTGTTTATAGCAACTCTAAAACAATGATATTATATGATGGAGCCTGTCAGATGTGTGAACCTCAAGAATCTGGGTTATGTACATTAAAG GAGAAAACATGCAACATAGATGGACTCTGTTATGGTGAAGGAGACACAAATCCTACCAGCCCTTGCTTACTGTGCAGACCTGACTTATCAAAGTTAACTTGGTCAGTTGTTGAAA GTAACCAGCCTCCAGTGCTTGAAACTTTTCAGGGTATGCTCCAGACATTTTATGGAGAAGATTTTTTATATCAGTTTTTGGCTTCAGATCCAGAGGGCTCTGCTATTCATTTCACATTGGATTCTGGTCCAGAAGGTGCCAGTCTTTCCCCATCAGGTCTCCTTTTGTGGAAAGCTGCGTCAATGAATGTCcataaattaacattttctttgacAGATGACTGCAATGCAACAACCAAGGTAGAAATAGAG GTCAGTGTAAAATCATGTGATTGCCTAAATAATGGCTCATGTGTGACAAACATTAATTTCCCACCTGGAAGTGGAAGAtatctttgtgtgtgtgtggctggaTTTGAAGGTGATCTCTGTCAAGTGAATACTGATGACTGTAAACTTAACCAGTGTGGTATTGGCAGATGTGTGGATGGAATAAACAGCTATTACTGTGAATGTCCACATGAACTTCAAG GTAAAAATTGTCAAGAGGATGTAGATGAATGCGCATCCAGTCCTTGCTTCCCTGGAGTATTTTGCTTCAATACTTTTGGTTCTTACTATTGTGGTCCATGCCCAAATAATCTGCAAGGAGATGGGAAGTCATGTCATg AAAGCTTTGATGACACTGATGTTGAAAGGAAGGATTCCACAGGAGAAGTTGGAGGGAATAAAG GTTTTCAACCATCATCCTTTGAGAAGGTTTTAAGCATGTCAGGTTATATTCCCAGTTCTACACATGTCCCAGAGAGATTTATTTCTACAGAAATGGTCGGTAGCAGCACACCACCAGCCTCCACAGTAAAAACAATCACTGCCTCGAAGACACCTGACTCTCAGAGAAGTGTTTCTGTACAACCTGTGGTTACTGGAAGCATTGCTCATGCTCTAGGCACCATTAGTGGTCACCTTGCTGATGTGGAAAACAGTTCTTTGGTACATGTTGTAAAGGCTGCATCTTCAAGGAGCCATGCTGTGTCAcctgagaagaaaacaagggCACAAGTTGACGCCTTCAGCTAtttagagagcagcaggaagactTCCTCTAGCAGCAGAGCAAGTATAAACAAAGGACATTCTTTGCCAAACAAAACATTCAAAGGTGGAAATGCTCAAAGAGTTCTGCACCTATTAGCTAAGCATCAAGGGAGTCATTTACCTTTTACCCTTGTGGAAGTCACTGTCCCACCAAAAATGCTTCCTGAAGAATTGAGTGAAACAGTGATTCCTAAAGCAGTGACCTGTTCTGATTTACCCTGTTTTCCTGGCGTACCCTGTGAGCCAAGGCAGGATGGAAGTGTCAAGTGCGGTCGTTGTCCTTATGGTTATTATGGAGATGGCTTCGCTTGCAGAG CAAGATGTAGACAACCCTGTGGCAAAAATATGGAGTGTGTGGCACCCAATATTTGTAAATGCAAGCCTGGTTATGCTGGTCATAACTGTCAGGCTG ctctaTGCAGACCTGAATGCAAAAACCATGGGAAGTGCATTAAGCCCAACATCTGTGAGTGTTTACCTGGATACAGTGGCTCCACCTGTGAGGAAG CACATTGTAAACCACCGTGTCAAAATGGAGGCACATGCTTGGCCAGAAATCTCTGCACCTGCCCATATGGTTTTGTGGGACCAAGATGTGATACaa TGGTTTGCAACAGGCACTGTGAAAATGGTGGTGAATGTCTCACTCCGGACACCTGCCAGTGTAAACCTGGCTGGTATGGACCTACCTGCAGCACAG CAATGTGTAATCCTGTGTGTCTCAATGGTGGTTCCTGTACTAAGCCAGATGTTTGCCTGTGTCCACATGGATTCTTTGGTGCCCACTGTCAGAAtg CTGTCTGCAGCCCTCCTTGTAAAAATGGTGGTCATTGCATGAGAAATAATGTCTGTACTTGTCCTGATGGATACACAGGCAGAAGATGTGAAAAAA GTGTCTGTGAGCCAAGGTGTATAAATGGAGGAAGATGTGTAGGCCCAAACATTTGCTCTTGTCCTTCaggatggagaggaaaaagatgTAACAGTC CAATCTGTCTTCAGGAATGTAAGAATGGTGGGGAGTGTATTGGACCAAGTACCTGTCATTGTCCTCCACAGTGGGAAGGATTCCAGTGTCAAACAG CTGTGTGCAACCAGAAGTGTCTGTTTGGAGGCAAATGTGTATTGCCCAACGTGTGCTCTTGTCGTCCAGGTTATACTGGAGTCCTCTGTGGGAAGAAAATTCAG GTACAAAGACATCATGGTTGA